Part of the Desulfolutivibrio sulfoxidireducens genome is shown below.
CCCGGCTGGCCCGCATTTTTCGGGTGCTTTGCGTGGACACGCGGGTGCGTATGGTGGCGCTATTGAGCGGGCGTCCCATGTGTGTGGGCGCGTTGGCCAGGAGCCTGGGCATCACGGCGGCGGCGGTGTCGCAGCATTTGCGCGTGCTGCGGGACGCCGGGGCGGTGGTGGCCGACAAGCGCGGCAATTTCGTGCATTACCGGGCCGACCGGGATGTCCTGGCCGCCTGGGGGCGGGAGATGGCCGGATTTTTCGGGGGGGTGGGAGGCCGTGACCGGGGAACGGACAGCCCGGTGGATGCGGCGGAGGGCACGGAGTCCGGCGCGGCGGACCGGGAGGGGGAGTTGTGAGGGCGTTTTTTTTTGCCTGATTTGTAAGTGAATGCGCGGAAACTAAAATGCCTGGGATGGCGAGACGCGCCGTCCGGAATTGCCCTGTGATCGAGGGACGAGTCCCGGACGGGAACCGGGGGAGAGGGGTATGGATTACGATATCGAGGCGGCGGACCTGAAAAAAAGTTTCGGAGATGTGGCGGCTGTGGCCGGGGTGTCGTTCTCCGTGGCCAGGGGCGAGCTTTTCGGGCTTCTCGGGCCAAACGGCGCGGGCAAAAGCACCACCATCAACATGCTCATCGGCCTGGCCCGGCCGGATGCCGGCCGGGTCCGGGTGGGCGGGGTGGACTGCTCGAAAAACCCCAAGGCCGCCCAGCACCTGATCGGCGTGGTCCCGGACGACAGCAACCTCTATCCGGAGCTTTCAGGCTTCGACAATCTGTGTTTTTGCGGGGCGCTCTACGGCATGAAAAAGGCGGACCGCCAGGCCAGGGCCAGGGATCTTTTGGAAGGTTTCGGCCTGTCGCGGGCCGCGGACCGCAAGTTCGGCGGCTATTCCAAGGGCATGAAGCGCCGACTGACCATCGCCGCCGGGATCATGCACCAGCCCGGAATCCTTTTCCTGGACGAGCCGACCACGGGCATCGACGTGGAGAGCGCCCGGCACATCCGGTCGCTTCTGGCCGGGCTGCACGGCCAGGGCACGACCATCCTTCTGACCACCCACTACATCGACGAGGCCGAGCGGCTGTGCGGCCGGGTGGCCTTCCTGGTCAACGGGGAGATCATCCGGGTGGATACGGTGGAGAAGCTTTTGGAGCCGGTGGCCGGACGGCACGTGGTGCGTCTGGTGTGCGCCGACGCCGTGGCCCGACACATGGACGCCCTGGCCGGGGCCTTCCCGGAATACGGGTTCGAGGTTCTGGACCCGGGGAGCGTGCGTGTGGAGTCGGGCGCTCCGGTGCGGGTGGGGCCGCTGGTGCGTTTTCTGGAGGATCAGGGGGCCGAGGTCCTGGAGGCCCGGCGGGTGCGGCCCTCGCTTGAGGACGTGTTCGTGCGGGTCACCGGCATCGGGGCCGGGGACGTCTCCAGGGAGAAGGAGCGGCGGGGAGGTGGGGCATGAGGTCGTGGATCGCCTTCTGGGGCATCGTGGTCAAGGACATGCGGGCCTATTACCTCAAGCCGCCCAATGTGAGCTGGGGCCTTCTGTTCCCCCTGGTCTGGACGGGCATGTATTTCATCCGCTCGGGCCTGGGGCTGGAGAGCGTGACCGCCCTGGTACCCGGGGTGGCGGCCATCTCGGTGCTTTTCGGGACCACGTCCATGCTGGCCGTGACCGTGACCTTCGAAAAGAGGAACCGGTCCTTCGACCGGCTGCTTCTGGCCCCGATTCCCCTGGAGACGCTGATGCTGGCCAAGACCGGCGGGGCGATCTGCTTCGGGGTGGTCAACGCCTTCGTACCCGTGGCCATGGCCGCGTTTCTGGCCGACCTGTCGGGAATGGCCTGGGGAACGTTTTTCGTGACCGTGTGTTTGGTGTCCGTGTCCTCGGCGTTCCTGGGGCTTTTTATCGCCGTGGCCGTCAGCGAGGTTTTCGAGGCCCAGACCTTTTCGAATTTCTTCCGGTTCCCGATGCTTTTTTTGTGCGGACTGTTTTTTCCCGTGGCCAAGCTGCCCGCGCTGGTGCGTCCCCTGTCCTACGCCCTGCCCCTGACCTACGGGGTGGACGCGTTGCGCGGGGCCATGACCGGGGTGTCGGGCGTGGCCGCGACCATGCCCATGGCCCTTGACCTGTCGCTTCTGGGGATGTTTTGTGTGGTATTTTTCACCGCCAGCCTGTGGAACGTGCGTCGCAAGTGGATCGCGTAAACCCGGGGGGCCGCCTGTCCCGGACGATCAGGCGCAGCGCTTGAAGCCGCCGCCCTGGCCGCCCCGGCCGTCGGTCCCGTCGTGGCCGGAGCCGTCCCGGCCCTCCTGGCCGATGAGGCCATGGTAGCCCAGAAATTCCGCCAGGCCCTTTTTGCCCATGTAGCGTTCGAGCTGCTTGCGGTCCGTGCGCAGAAGATCGACCACGATGAGCCCGTCCAGGGAGTCGGAAAACTCGTGGTCCACGTTGAAGGCCAGAAGCTTGCCGCCAAGTTTCAGGTACTGGCGAAGGAGCACCGGGATGCCCTTCTGGTCGGATTCGATGTCGGCCAAAAGTTCCACCAGGTCGTCGAGGTCCGTGACCAGGGTTCGGGCCGCGTTTTTGAGCCAGTGCTGTTCCTTGAGCGGGGTGCGCGGCCGGACCAGGCGGGCCAGTTCCGGCAGGGCGTTTTGTTCCTTGAAATAGCGGGCGATGAGCTGCCTGGAGGCGGTCTTGTATTCGTTGGTGATGCTGACCGGTCCGAACAGGACCTTGTATTTGGGGTTTTTGACCACCAGTTGGGCCAGTCCCTTCCACAGGAGCAGAAGCGGCGAATAGCTTTTCTGGTACTCCGGGCGCACGAAGGAGCGGCCCATCTCCAGGGCCGGGCCGATGCGTTCCAGGAAGCGGTCCTTGAGCACGAACAGGGTGTCGGTATACAGTCCCCGCTGTCCCTTGCGCGAATGAATCTCGTCGGTGCGGCCGATGCGGTAGGCCCCGGCCACCTCGCGGGTGGTTTCGTTCCACAAAAACAGGTGCAGGTAATACGGGTCGAAGCCGTCCAGGTCGCAGGCCTTGCCCGAGCCTTCGCCCACCTTGCGGAAGGTCAGCTCGCGCAGCCGGCCGATCTCCCGCAGGGTCAGGGGGATCTCGGCGGCCTCGGCGCAGATGACCGAGAACTCGCCGCTTTTGCACATGAGTCGTTCGGGTGGCAGCTTGGCGATCTCATCGGCCATGAGTTTGGGGTTGAC
Proteins encoded:
- a CDS encoding ArsR/SmtB family transcription factor, producing the protein MLKQIEPKQGGGADVARLARIFRVLCVDTRVRMVALLSGRPMCVGALARSLGITAAAVSQHLRVLRDAGAVVADKRGNFVHYRADRDVLAAWGREMAGFFGGVGGRDRGTDSPVDAAEGTESGAADREGEL
- a CDS encoding ABC transporter ATP-binding protein, producing MDYDIEAADLKKSFGDVAAVAGVSFSVARGELFGLLGPNGAGKSTTINMLIGLARPDAGRVRVGGVDCSKNPKAAQHLIGVVPDDSNLYPELSGFDNLCFCGALYGMKKADRQARARDLLEGFGLSRAADRKFGGYSKGMKRRLTIAAGIMHQPGILFLDEPTTGIDVESARHIRSLLAGLHGQGTTILLTTHYIDEAERLCGRVAFLVNGEIIRVDTVEKLLEPVAGRHVVRLVCADAVARHMDALAGAFPEYGFEVLDPGSVRVESGAPVRVGPLVRFLEDQGAEVLEARRVRPSLEDVFVRVTGIGAGDVSREKERRGGGA
- a CDS encoding ABC transporter permease encodes the protein MRSWIAFWGIVVKDMRAYYLKPPNVSWGLLFPLVWTGMYFIRSGLGLESVTALVPGVAAISVLFGTTSMLAVTVTFEKRNRSFDRLLLAPIPLETLMLAKTGGAICFGVVNAFVPVAMAAFLADLSGMAWGTFFVTVCLVSVSSAFLGLFIAVAVSEVFEAQTFSNFFRFPMLFLCGLFFPVAKLPALVRPLSYALPLTYGVDALRGAMTGVSGVAATMPMALDLSLLGMFCVVFFTASLWNVRRKWIA
- a CDS encoding lysophospholipid acyltransferase family protein, with product MADTQREPLFEIRLPETVNPVLRGLLCALYPPLRRILSLASIEERYATVPRETTGRPFINAIMEAFDFSYQVSEEDLARIPASGPVVVVANHPFGGIEGLILAGLLSSVRPDVKIMANFLLKRIPELAEFFIFVDPFGSDASAKKNIRPLKQCLAHLRQGGIMGVFPAGEVSHLQFKNRRPSISDPAWSASVARIVRKTGATVVPMFFNGANSRLFQLLGLMHPVLRTALLPREFFNKGKKPIEVRIGSPIPFAKLDQLCEGEDDADELVIRYLRLRSYLLGTRAAKPRRRAKLFPPKAPARQEALIAAVNPKLMADEIAKLPPERLMCKSGEFSVICAEAAEIPLTLREIGRLRELTFRKVGEGSGKACDLDGFDPYYLHLFLWNETTREVAGAYRIGRTDEIHSRKGQRGLYTDTLFVLKDRFLERIGPALEMGRSFVRPEYQKSYSPLLLLWKGLAQLVVKNPKYKVLFGPVSITNEYKTASRQLIARYFKEQNALPELARLVRPRTPLKEQHWLKNAARTLVTDLDDLVELLADIESDQKGIPVLLRQYLKLGGKLLAFNVDHEFSDSLDGLIVVDLLRTDRKQLERYMGKKGLAEFLGYHGLIGQEGRDGSGHDGTDGRGGQGGGFKRCA